In Candidatus Pelagibacter sp. HIMB1321, a single genomic region encodes these proteins:
- a CDS encoding lysophospholipid acyltransferase family protein — translation MKKLKYFFQFIFVIFFFLIFKLLGAKLSSYLSGKLFELLGPLFRSKHIIHENILRVFPNIQNKELKNISKNMWNNYGRVFAEYMFMEKFNSGNLKDNIKIEGKEILKQLKEENKKVIFVSGHFSNFELMAMQIKKQGINLSAIYRPLNNIYLNPIMENIRIKHICEKQIKKGISGMRELVSLIKKNYSAALMLDQRVSQGIKSKFFNQDAFTTTIPAQIIKKYKMPVVPIFIERKEDLNFVMKVYDPIYFTDNQTTPEITKKLNSIIEKMIIKNPNEWIWTHNRWK, via the coding sequence GTGAAAAAGTTAAAATATTTTTTTCAGTTTATTTTTGTAATTTTTTTCTTTTTAATTTTTAAACTACTTGGAGCCAAGCTTTCTTCTTATTTATCTGGTAAACTTTTTGAACTCTTAGGGCCTTTGTTTAGATCGAAACATATTATTCATGAGAATATCCTAAGAGTCTTTCCAAATATTCAAAATAAAGAATTAAAAAATATTTCGAAAAATATGTGGAATAATTATGGAAGAGTTTTTGCTGAATATATGTTCATGGAGAAATTTAATTCAGGAAATCTTAAAGATAATATAAAAATAGAGGGTAAAGAGATTCTCAAACAACTAAAAGAAGAAAATAAAAAAGTTATTTTTGTATCAGGCCATTTTAGTAATTTCGAACTAATGGCGATGCAAATCAAAAAGCAAGGAATTAATTTATCTGCAATTTATAGGCCTTTAAATAATATCTATTTGAATCCTATTATGGAAAATATTCGAATTAAACATATTTGTGAAAAACAAATTAAAAAAGGCATAAGTGGAATGAGAGAATTAGTTTCATTAATAAAAAAAAACTACTCTGCCGCACTAATGCTAGATCAAAGAGTTTCTCAAGGTATTAAATCAAAATTTTTCAATCAAGATGCTTTTACTACGACAATCCCAGCACAAATTATTAAGAAATACAAAATGCCCGTTGTTCCTATATTTATTGAGAGAAAAGAGGATCTAAATTTTGTCATGAAGGTTTATGATCCAATTTATTTTACTGATAACCAAACCACTCCAGAAATTACAAAAAAACTAAATTCAATAATTGAAAAAATGATTATTAAAAATCCCAATGAATGGATATGGACACATAATAGATGGAAATAA
- a CDS encoding DUF2093 domain-containing protein has protein sequence MKKLAKIKYLPNNFEIIEDGDHVICAISGKPISLEKLNYWNVELQEPYFSYIESNKKREILEK, from the coding sequence ATGAAAAAATTAGCTAAAATAAAGTACCTTCCAAATAATTTTGAAATAATTGAAGATGGTGATCATGTTATTTGTGCAATTTCTGGAAAACCAATTAGTTTAGAAAAGCTTAACTATTGGAATGTAGAACTACAAGAACCTTATTTTTCTTATATAGAGTCTAATAAAAAAAGAGAAATTTTAGAAAAATAA
- the rsmD gene encoding 16S rRNA (guanine(966)-N(2))-methyltransferase RsmD, protein MRIISGYLKGKKILQPLDKTTRPLKDITKEAIFNIITHSNKFSVELDNSKVLDLFCGVGSFGVECLSRGAKYVTFVENYSKTLNILKQNIQNFKLKDKCEIITDNIFDESFLNNSTFKYEIIFLDPPYKENKVSQLLSNLFLKEILTDNGIIILHRHKKSVENFPLNFKILEEKIYGLSKVYFGILS, encoded by the coding sequence ATGAGAATAATTTCTGGTTACCTTAAAGGAAAAAAGATACTACAACCTTTAGACAAAACTACTAGACCACTTAAAGACATTACTAAAGAGGCAATATTCAATATAATAACTCATTCAAACAAGTTTTCTGTAGAACTAGATAATTCCAAAGTTTTGGATTTATTTTGTGGGGTTGGTTCATTTGGAGTGGAATGTTTATCTAGAGGAGCCAAATATGTAACATTTGTTGAAAATTATTCAAAGACACTGAATATTTTAAAACAAAATATTCAAAATTTTAAATTAAAAGATAAATGTGAAATTATTACTGATAATATTTTTGATGAAAGTTTTTTAAATAACTCAACTTTCAAATATGAAATAATTTTTTTGGATCCACCATATAAAGAAAATAAAGTCTCTCAATTACTATCAAATTTGTTTTTGAAAGAAATTCTTACTGATAATGGTATAATTATTCTCCACCGTCACAAAAAAAGTGTCGAAAACTTTCCATTAAATTTCAAAATATTAGAAGAAAAAATTTATGGATTATCAAAAGTTTATTTTGGTATTTTAAGCTAA
- a CDS encoding 3-deoxy-D-manno-octulosonic acid transferase: MIIIYRFLINLLIIFSPLIIIYRIIIKKEDKKRFIEKFAFSSRQRKIGNLYWFHGASVGELKSIIPLLIKFERDKTINQVLVTSNTLSSSKILKNYNLKKVVHQFFPIDSNFIIKKFINYWKPNKVFLIDSEIWPNLIFFLSKKKIPLILLNARITNKTFIRWHFLKKFSEQIFTKFNLCLPANLESKTYLKELKVKNLKYIGNLKFIKNIRENINDNKKFSEYLKTKKVWCASSTHENEELICGLAHKNLKKKYKNLLTVIIPRHINRVSIIKNNLEKSGLRVQIHKKENKIQDGIDIYLVSSYGETALFYNKIKNIFMGGSLVKHGGQNPLEAIRYGCRIINGPFISNFKEIYDYLKKERISYQANSLTKLIKILDKFLSNSLKTNTVQNKIRIIGNEILEQTCNEIKKT, from the coding sequence ATGATAATAATTTATAGATTTTTAATAAATCTTTTAATTATTTTTTCTCCATTAATAATCATTTACAGAATCATAATAAAAAAAGAGGATAAAAAAAGATTTATTGAAAAATTTGCTTTTTCTTCTAGACAAAGAAAAATTGGAAATCTTTATTGGTTTCATGGTGCAAGCGTAGGTGAATTAAAAAGTATTATTCCTCTATTAATTAAATTTGAGAGAGATAAAACTATCAATCAAGTTTTAGTTACATCAAATACACTAAGTTCATCAAAAATTTTAAAAAATTATAATCTAAAGAAAGTGGTTCATCAATTTTTTCCAATCGACTCTAACTTTATAATTAAAAAGTTTATTAATTATTGGAAACCAAATAAAGTTTTTTTAATTGATTCTGAAATTTGGCCAAATCTAATTTTTTTTCTTAGTAAGAAAAAAATTCCACTAATTTTATTGAATGCAAGAATTACAAACAAAACTTTTATAAGATGGCATTTTTTAAAAAAATTTTCTGAACAAATTTTTACTAAATTTAATTTGTGTCTCCCTGCTAATTTGGAAAGCAAAACATACTTAAAAGAACTTAAAGTAAAAAATTTAAAATATATTGGAAATTTAAAATTTATAAAAAATATTAGAGAAAATATTAATGATAATAAAAAATTTTCTGAATATTTAAAAACAAAAAAAGTTTGGTGTGCATCTAGCACACATGAAAATGAAGAACTTATTTGTGGGTTAGCACATAAAAATTTAAAAAAAAAATACAAGAATTTGCTTACAGTAATAATACCAAGGCATATCAATAGAGTTAGCATTATTAAAAATAATTTAGAAAAATCTGGTTTAAGAGTGCAAATTCACAAAAAAGAAAATAAAATTCAAGATGGAATTGATATCTACCTGGTAAGTTCTTATGGCGAAACAGCTTTATTTTATAATAAAATTAAGAATATTTTTATGGGTGGATCCCTTGTAAAGCATGGAGGTCAGAATCCCTTAGAGGCAATAAGATATGGGTGTCGTATCATCAACGGACCTTTTATCTCAAATTTTAAAGAAATTTATGATTATTTAAAAAAAGAAAGAATTTCTTACCAAGCTAATTCTTTAACGAAGCTCATCAAAATATTAGATAAATTTTTATCAAACAGCCTTAAAACTAACACTGTTCAAAATAAAATTAGGATTATTGGAAATGAAATATTAGAACAAACTTGTAATGAAATTAAAAAAACCTAA
- a CDS encoding bifunctional riboflavin kinase/FAD synthetase, translating to MKVYKNFNLNQSHKKSIILIGNFDGIHLGHRKLFNLAKKFSDKFKLKIGVLTFDPMPKIFFNKNIKNFKISNFEQKKNLLKTLGVEFIINKKFDLSFSKTRSIDFIEKIIFKKLNPKFIFVSNNFRFGNKREGNVAQLIEYEKRYGYKIIKPEPLKYKSKIASSTLVRGFLEKGYLDKANKLLKRNWTIIGKVEKGRKVGKKIGFPTCNIDIKNYVLAKPGVYAVRVEQKQIKLKLKGIANLGYRPTFNQKKLLLEVHLFNYSGNLYNKYLSVEFLKFIRAEKKFKNATQLQSQIKSDLLVAKKI from the coding sequence ATGAAAGTTTATAAAAACTTCAATTTAAATCAAAGTCATAAAAAATCTATAATCTTAATTGGTAATTTCGATGGTATTCATTTGGGCCATAGAAAATTATTTAATTTAGCAAAAAAATTTAGTGATAAATTTAAATTAAAAATTGGTGTTTTAACTTTTGATCCAATGCCAAAAATTTTTTTTAATAAAAATATTAAAAATTTTAAAATTTCAAACTTTGAACAGAAAAAAAATTTATTAAAAACTCTTGGAGTTGAATTTATCATTAATAAAAAATTTGATTTAAGTTTTTCAAAAACAAGATCTATAGATTTTATTGAAAAGATAATTTTTAAAAAATTAAATCCAAAATTTATATTTGTTAGTAATAATTTTAGATTTGGTAATAAGAGAGAGGGAAATGTTGCACAACTAATTGAATACGAAAAAAGATACGGATACAAAATAATAAAGCCAGAACCATTAAAATATAAAAGTAAAATTGCATCATCTACTTTAGTTAGAGGATTTCTAGAAAAAGGTTATTTAGATAAAGCCAATAAACTATTAAAGAGAAATTGGACAATCATAGGCAAAGTTGAAAAAGGCAGAAAAGTTGGAAAAAAAATTGGTTTTCCCACATGCAATATTGACATTAAGAATTATGTCTTAGCAAAACCAGGTGTTTACGCAGTAAGAGTTGAACAAAAACAAATTAAATTAAAATTAAAGGGAATAGCCAATCTTGGCTATAGACCAACGTTTAATCAAAAAAAGTTGTTACTAGAGGTTCACTTATTTAACTATTCAGGAAATCTTTATAATAAGTATTTGTCAGTTGAGTTTTTAAAATTTATAAGAGCAGAAAAAAAATTTAAGAATGCAACGCAATTACAAAGCCAAATTAAAAGTGATTTGTTAGTCGCTAAAAAAATATAA
- a CDS encoding glucose-6-phosphate isomerase, with translation MINSRINFKNFRFKKRNLQIKKYLIEITKSSNAIINSLKKDYKYSYKKLLLRKLTKYQNLRVIGMGGSVLGFKAIHSFLFSKVKKKFTFHDNIESFDKIDFKKKYLNIIISKSGNTTETIANSNLFINKKNENIFVTENKVNYLNKLAAKLKSDIIHHNNFIGGRYSVLSEVGMLPAELAGLKVENFKQFNNLIKNKKFISSLVNNVSSILHLVKKKKFNSIILNYDKNSEDLFFWYQQLVAESLGKKSKGILPIISNMPKDNHSLMQLYLDGFTNNFFTFFSVKEKNINRLNNSLILNEKKFLKNKSIQEIKLSQRKATERVFNKKLLPFRSFEIKKRDERTIGELFTFFILETILLGKSLGVNPYDQPSVELIKKETKKILA, from the coding sequence ATGATTAATTCTAGAATTAATTTCAAAAATTTTAGATTTAAAAAAAGAAACCTTCAAATAAAAAAATACCTAATTGAAATTACAAAAAGTTCAAATGCTATAATTAATTCATTAAAAAAAGATTATAAATATTCTTATAAAAAATTATTGTTGAGGAAGCTTACAAAGTATCAAAATCTTAGAGTAATAGGAATGGGCGGCTCTGTTTTAGGATTTAAGGCAATTCATAGTTTCTTATTTAGTAAGGTTAAAAAAAAATTTACATTTCATGATAATATTGAAAGTTTTGATAAAATTGATTTTAAAAAAAAATATTTAAATATAATAATCTCAAAAAGTGGCAACACAACAGAGACAATAGCGAATTCAAATTTGTTTATTAACAAAAAAAATGAAAACATTTTTGTAACAGAAAATAAAGTAAATTACCTAAATAAATTAGCAGCCAAACTTAAAAGTGACATAATTCACCATAATAATTTTATTGGAGGAAGATACTCTGTTTTATCAGAGGTAGGAATGCTGCCAGCTGAATTAGCTGGTTTAAAAGTAGAAAACTTTAAACAATTTAATAATTTAATTAAAAATAAAAAATTTATAAGTTCATTAGTGAATAATGTTTCTTCAATACTTCACTTGGTAAAGAAAAAAAAATTTAATTCTATTATTTTAAATTATGACAAAAATTCTGAAGACTTATTTTTTTGGTATCAACAATTAGTAGCAGAGAGCTTAGGAAAAAAAAGTAAAGGAATTCTGCCTATAATTTCTAATATGCCAAAAGATAATCATAGTTTAATGCAACTTTATCTTGATGGTTTTACAAATAATTTTTTTACTTTTTTTAGTGTTAAAGAAAAAAATATTAATAGATTAAATAATTCACTAATTTTAAATGAAAAAAAATTTTTAAAAAATAAAAGTATTCAAGAAATTAAGCTTTCTCAAAGAAAAGCAACAGAAAGAGTATTTAATAAAAAATTATTACCATTCAGGTCTTTTGAGATTAAAAAAAGAGACGAAAGAACTATTGGAGAATTATTTACTTTTTTTATTTTAGAAACAATCTTATTAGGAAAGTCTTTGGGTGTTAATCCTTATGACCAACCCTCTGTAGAATTGATTAAAAAAGAAACAAAAAAAATTTTAGCTTAA
- the purD gene encoding phosphoribosylamine--glycine ligase, whose amino-acid sequence MKIAVIGSGGREHSICVSLKNSKDISELYCIPGNGGTSLLAKNIEIDIGDFEKIKNFIIENKIDLVVIGPEKPLVDGLTDYLEGFGIKVFGPNKKASQLEGSKIFTKKLCQKENIPTAKFGIFKNKEDSISYLKSSEFPIVIKADNIAAGKGVYISNNITEAVNAINEIFDGKFGVANNVLIEEFLEGEEMSFFIITDGITIKEFGTAQDHKRVSEGDKGKNTGGMGCYSPSRLISDDLKSKILNQIIHPTLKALKKQSITYNGFLYAGLMIKDGNPYLIEYNVRMGDPECQTILPKLKSSLAEIFFSTVNQKLNEANIEWKDKKSLCVVLCSNGYPDDYKKNIEIENLEQLKLDNNNLVFHAGTKIENYKTYAIGGRVLNFISLDDNFNIIKKNVYSNLEKLNWKNGFYRKDIGYKTQD is encoded by the coding sequence ATGAAAATTGCAGTAATTGGAAGTGGAGGCAGAGAACATTCAATTTGTGTTAGTTTAAAAAACTCAAAAGATATAAGTGAACTATATTGTATACCAGGAAATGGGGGCACATCACTGCTAGCAAAGAATATTGAGATTGATATTGGTGATTTTGAAAAAATAAAAAACTTTATTATTGAAAATAAAATTGACTTAGTTGTTATTGGTCCTGAAAAACCCTTGGTTGATGGTTTGACCGATTATCTAGAAGGATTTGGTATAAAAGTTTTTGGGCCTAACAAAAAAGCTTCTCAATTAGAAGGTTCTAAAATATTTACAAAAAAATTATGTCAAAAGGAAAATATACCAACTGCAAAATTTGGTATTTTCAAAAATAAGGAAGATTCAATTTCCTACTTAAAAAGCTCTGAATTTCCAATTGTAATTAAAGCAGATAATATTGCAGCTGGAAAAGGTGTCTACATATCTAACAATATAACAGAGGCTGTAAATGCAATTAATGAAATATTCGATGGAAAATTTGGGGTTGCAAATAATGTTTTGATTGAAGAATTTCTTGAAGGTGAAGAAATGAGTTTTTTCATAATTACTGATGGTATAACAATAAAAGAATTTGGCACTGCTCAAGACCATAAAAGAGTTTCTGAGGGTGATAAGGGTAAAAATACAGGTGGCATGGGTTGTTACTCACCATCCAGATTAATTAGTGATGATTTAAAAAGTAAAATATTAAATCAAATAATACATCCAACTTTAAAAGCTCTAAAAAAACAAAGTATTACCTATAACGGTTTTTTGTATGCAGGCTTAATGATAAAAGACGGTAATCCATATTTAATAGAATATAACGTAAGAATGGGTGACCCTGAATGTCAGACAATATTACCGAAGTTAAAAAGTAGTTTGGCCGAGATATTTTTTTCAACTGTTAATCAAAAGTTAAATGAGGCAAATATTGAGTGGAAAGATAAAAAAAGTCTTTGTGTAGTTTTATGTTCGAATGGTTACCCCGATGATTATAAAAAAAATATTGAAATTGAAAATTTAGAACAGCTTAAATTAGACAACAATAATCTAGTATTCCATGCTGGAACTAAAATAGAAAATTATAAAACTTATGCAATAGGAGGAAGAGTTTTAAATTTCATATCTCTTGATGATAATTTTAATATCATAAAAAAGAATGTGTATTCAAATCTTGAAAAGCTTAATTGGAAAAATGGTTTTTATAGAAAAGATATAGGTTATAAAACTCAAGATTGA
- the ileS gene encoding isoleucine--tRNA ligase: protein MSKSQINLPKTAFSMKANLPAREPEILKYWDEISLYKELRNSRKGNEKFILHDGPPYANGNIHMGTALNKILKDIIVKFHQMDGKDSVYVPGWDCHGLPIEWKIEEQYKKNKKNKNEVPIVEFRKECRSFAEKWIEIHKTQFKRLGVVGDWDNYYSTMSFDAEAQIVRELGKFLKEGSLYKGFKPVLWSTVEKTALADAEVEYQDHKSDTIYATFTVKSSNIKELVDNDIVIWTTTPWTIPANKALAYNESLDYLLIQIENGIFKDKKIVVAAALLESVLKDCNISNFKKIKEFKGKELKNTICNHPFLELGYDFEIPMLEARFVTTEQGTGIVHCAPSHGPDDFNLCLNNGIKAIETVDGDGKYTKNVPLFEGLHIFKSNSIVIEKLKEQKKLLANGELVHSYPHSWRSKAPLVHRATPQWFISMDSHKLRDKALKSIDETIFYPNKGKERLKAMIETRPDWCVSRQRVWGVPLPIFINKKTKELLVDDEVNENIAKIYEKEGSDCWFSDDPQRFLGTKFKSEDYEKISDIVEVWFDSGSTHSFVLEKRNDLKWPASMYLEGSDQHRGWFHSSLLESCGTRGRAPFESILSHGFVVDGKGLKMSKSVGNVIAPEDILKKYGADILRIWVASSNYAEDLRIDYSILDQHADSYRKIRNTFRFLLGNLNDKYSKINLEKLDVKLLPELEQFMLSKIYTLNSRFIKYFKNYDFHNLYKDLLNFCTVDLSAFYFDVRKDTLYCDPIDSDKRNSCLTVLNIILESLLKWFAPILSFTTEEIYRLLTFDKNSIHLEKFLKFPENFNNSDLDKRWEELLKIKEVCNISIEEQRAKKIIGSSLEAELNVKLNSKYQQTLKNVDLAELCITSRVNILFNEVDDIFVETKKAPGEKCPVCWKISIDPCSRHQQ from the coding sequence ATGAGTAAATCCCAAATAAATCTTCCAAAAACGGCTTTTTCTATGAAGGCCAATCTTCCTGCTCGAGAACCTGAAATTCTTAAATATTGGGATGAGATCAGTTTATATAAAGAACTTAGAAATTCTAGAAAAGGAAATGAAAAATTTATTCTTCATGATGGACCACCTTATGCAAATGGAAATATCCATATGGGTACTGCACTTAATAAAATACTTAAAGATATCATTGTTAAATTTCATCAAATGGATGGAAAAGACTCTGTTTATGTGCCTGGATGGGATTGCCATGGGTTACCTATCGAATGGAAAATAGAAGAACAATATAAAAAAAACAAAAAAAATAAAAATGAAGTTCCAATAGTAGAATTTAGAAAGGAATGTAGATCATTTGCAGAAAAATGGATCGAAATTCACAAAACTCAATTTAAAAGATTAGGTGTAGTTGGGGATTGGGATAACTATTATTCGACAATGAGCTTTGATGCTGAGGCTCAAATTGTTAGAGAACTTGGAAAGTTTTTAAAAGAAGGTAGTCTGTATAAAGGTTTTAAGCCAGTCCTTTGGTCAACTGTTGAAAAGACTGCACTTGCAGATGCTGAAGTAGAATATCAGGATCATAAATCAGATACCATCTATGCTACTTTCACTGTTAAGTCATCAAATATAAAAGAACTTGTAGATAACGATATAGTTATATGGACGACAACTCCATGGACCATACCAGCCAATAAAGCCCTAGCTTATAATGAAAGTTTAGATTATTTATTAATTCAAATTGAAAATGGTATTTTCAAGGATAAAAAAATTGTAGTTGCTGCAGCTCTATTAGAGAGTGTTTTAAAAGATTGTAATATTTCAAATTTTAAAAAGATAAAAGAATTTAAAGGTAAAGAATTAAAGAATACAATATGTAATCATCCATTTTTAGAATTAGGTTATGATTTTGAAATTCCAATGTTAGAAGCAAGGTTTGTCACAACTGAGCAAGGAACAGGAATTGTTCATTGTGCACCAAGCCATGGACCAGATGATTTTAACCTTTGTTTAAATAACGGAATTAAGGCTATAGAGACAGTTGATGGGGATGGTAAATATACAAAAAATGTACCCTTGTTTGAAGGTCTTCATATTTTTAAGTCTAATTCAATTGTCATTGAGAAACTAAAAGAACAAAAAAAACTTTTGGCTAATGGGGAGCTAGTACATTCTTATCCACATTCGTGGAGATCTAAAGCACCCTTGGTTCATAGAGCAACTCCACAATGGTTTATTTCTATGGATAGCCATAAACTTAGAGATAAAGCACTTAAGTCAATTGATGAAACAATTTTTTACCCAAATAAAGGTAAAGAAAGATTAAAAGCAATGATTGAAACTAGACCTGATTGGTGTGTTTCTCGACAAAGAGTGTGGGGAGTTCCTCTTCCAATTTTTATAAACAAAAAAACTAAAGAGTTACTAGTCGATGATGAAGTAAACGAAAATATCGCAAAAATTTACGAGAAAGAAGGTTCTGATTGTTGGTTTTCAGATGATCCTCAAAGATTCTTAGGAACAAAATTTAAATCAGAGGATTATGAAAAAATCAGTGATATCGTGGAAGTATGGTTTGATAGTGGATCAACGCACTCTTTTGTTTTAGAAAAAAGAAATGATTTAAAGTGGCCAGCATCAATGTATTTAGAAGGATCAGATCAGCATCGAGGTTGGTTTCATTCATCTTTATTAGAATCATGTGGAACTAGAGGTAGAGCACCATTTGAGTCTATTTTATCTCATGGTTTTGTCGTTGATGGTAAAGGATTAAAAATGTCTAAGTCAGTTGGAAATGTTATTGCACCTGAGGATATTTTAAAAAAATATGGTGCTGACATTTTAAGAATTTGGGTTGCTTCATCTAATTATGCAGAAGATTTAAGAATTGATTATTCTATTCTAGATCAGCACGCTGACTCATACAGAAAAATCAGAAACACATTTAGATTTTTGCTTGGAAATTTAAATGATAAGTATTCAAAAATAAATTTAGAAAAGCTAGATGTTAAATTATTGCCTGAGCTTGAACAATTCATGCTTAGCAAAATTTATACTTTAAACTCTAGATTTATAAAATATTTTAAAAATTACGATTTTCATAATTTATACAAAGATTTATTAAATTTTTGTACAGTTGATTTGTCAGCATTTTATTTTGATGTTAGAAAAGATACTTTGTATTGTGATCCAATTGACTCAGATAAAAGAAATTCATGCCTAACAGTACTGAATATAATCTTAGAATCACTTTTAAAATGGTTTGCTCCAATCCTATCTTTCACAACTGAGGAAATTTATAGATTATTAACATTTGATAAAAATAGTATTCATTTAGAAAAATTTTTAAAATTTCCTGAAAATTTTAATAACAGTGATTTAGATAAAAGATGGGAAGAGCTACTTAAAATAAAAGAAGTTTGTAATATTAGTATAGAGGAACAAAGAGCAAAAAAAATAATTGGCTCAAGTTTGGAGGCGGAATTAAATGTAAAACTAAATTCCAAATATCAACAAACATTAAAAAATGTAGATTTGGCTGAATTATGTATTACCTCGAGAGTGAATATTTTATTTAATGAAGTTGATGATATTTTTGTGGAAACAAAAAAAGCCCCTGGAGAAAAATGTCCTGTATGTTGGAAAATAAGCATTGATCCATGTTCTAGACATCAACAATAA
- a CDS encoding DUF3035 domain-containing protein produces MNKVQIIIIIFLSFFLLQNCSTIKEGFTSQKKNSVDEFLVEKKSPLVMPPEFGELPIPGEVAVNENEDQTDIKSLLSLDNKKTKTETNTTQKSTTLEDSILEKIKN; encoded by the coding sequence ATGAATAAAGTACAAATTATTATAATAATATTTCTCTCTTTTTTTCTTTTACAAAATTGTTCGACAATTAAAGAGGGATTTACTTCGCAAAAGAAAAATAGTGTAGACGAATTTTTAGTTGAAAAGAAATCACCTTTAGTCATGCCACCTGAGTTTGGAGAATTGCCAATTCCTGGAGAAGTAGCTGTAAATGAAAATGAAGACCAGACTGATATTAAGTCTTTATTATCTTTAGATAATAAAAAAACCAAGACTGAGACAAATACTACTCAAAAATCAACAACTCTTGAGGATTCAATTTTAGAAAAAATTAAAAATTGA
- the lpxK gene encoding tetraacyldisaccharide 4'-kinase, with translation MKLKKPNFWDLKDTSLYSILLSPIAILINSLNKISIKKKYHSNKIFTICIGNIYLGGTGKTTLSIKIYNLLKRRGLKVCFIKKFYSNQEDERNLLSMKGFLISKKTRKEALLEAIKRGFKIAIFDDGLQDKTIEYDKKIVCFNNKNWLGNGKTIPSGPLREDINSIRKYDHVFLNGNLENLKNIKNFIKKNIDQKLNINIGEYVPTNIKKFKKNKRYIVFSGIGNHSTFIGMLKKYKMKIIKDFEFPDHYTYSKEDIAKLINLSKKFQCRLLTTEKDFERLRNKTNHIFNIIKVDLKLQDEKKFIKKILN, from the coding sequence ATGAAATTAAAAAAACCTAATTTTTGGGATTTAAAAGATACTAGTTTATATTCAATTTTATTAAGCCCAATTGCAATTTTAATAAATTCTTTAAATAAAATATCAATTAAAAAAAAATATCATTCAAATAAAATATTTACAATTTGTATAGGAAATATCTATTTAGGTGGAACAGGAAAAACAACATTAAGTATTAAGATTTATAATTTACTTAAAAGAAGAGGTTTAAAAGTTTGTTTCATAAAAAAATTTTATAGTAATCAGGAAGATGAAAGAAATTTATTATCTATGAAAGGTTTTTTAATATCAAAAAAAACAAGAAAAGAAGCTTTGTTAGAAGCAATTAAAAGAGGATTTAAAATTGCTATTTTTGATGATGGACTCCAAGATAAGACAATAGAATATGATAAGAAAATCGTATGTTTTAATAATAAAAATTGGTTAGGAAATGGAAAAACAATTCCATCAGGTCCATTAAGAGAAGATATTAATTCTATTAGAAAATACGATCATGTTTTTCTAAATGGAAATTTAGAAAATCTTAAAAATATAAAAAATTTTATAAAAAAAAATATAGATCAAAAATTGAATATAAATATTGGTGAATATGTGCCAACTAATATAAAAAAGTTTAAAAAAAATAAAAGATATATTGTTTTTTCTGGTATTGGCAACCATTCAACTTTTATAGGAATGCTTAAAAAGTATAAAATGAAAATTATCAAAGACTTTGAATTTCCAGATCATTATACTTATAGTAAAGAAGATATTGCAAAATTAATAAATTTATCAAAAAAATTTCAATGTAGGCTTTTAACGACAGAGAAGGATTTTGAAAGACTTAGAAATAAAACTAATCATATTTTTAATATTATTAAAGTAGATTTAAAGCTACAAGATGAAAAAAAATTTATTAAAAAAATTTTAAATTAA
- the lspA gene encoding signal peptidase II, producing MLRFLNQKTIINLGVLLLIFAIDRFSKIYIVQKNLNGLSSEIKLNNFLSLDLVWNKGVAFGLFSMNSVAFYNVLTILILIIILIILYLSFTSSGFKKIAYLMIAGGAIGNVYDRIFYRQVPDFIDFHVRDFHWFIFNIADIFITFGVIFMILIECKTNKNE from the coding sequence ATGCTAAGATTTTTAAATCAAAAAACTATTATTAATCTAGGAGTTTTATTACTAATATTTGCAATTGACAGATTTTCTAAAATCTACATCGTCCAAAAAAACTTAAACGGACTATCAAGTGAAATTAAACTTAATAATTTTTTAAGCTTAGATCTAGTTTGGAATAAAGGTGTTGCTTTTGGTCTTTTTTCAATGAACAGCGTAGCATTTTACAATGTGCTAACAATATTAATTTTAATAATAATTTTAATCATTTTGTATCTTTCCTTTACAAGTAGTGGTTTTAAAAAAATTGCATATTTAATGATTGCTGGTGGTGCAATTGGAAACGTTTATGACAGAATATTTTATAGACAAGTTCCAGACTTTATAGATTTCCATGTTAGAGATTTTCATTGGTTTATCTTTAATATTGCAGATATATTTATAACGTTTGGTGTAATTTTTATGATATTAATTGAATGTAAAACAAATAAAAATGAATAA